AGTGCAGTCGGAGAGTTGAACACTCAGTTTGGTTTAACTGGTGATAGTTTAAAATCAGCTTCAAGTTACCTCATTCAATTCGCATCCATAAACGGAAGTGATGTTACCTCATCAGCTATTTCAGCTAAGAAAGCTATAGAAGCATATGGCTTACAGGCAATGGATTTGTCTGGTGTTCTTGATACTGTCACCTTTACCAGTCAAGCTACTGGGGTGGGAGTCCAAGATTTGATGGATAAGGTTATCTCTGGAGCACCACAAATTAAGGCATTAGGACTTTCATTTGATGAGGGTGTTGCTTTAATGGGGAAATTTGAAAAGGCTGGTGTGGATTCATCAGCCTCTTTATCATCCCTATCAAAAGCATCTGTGAAGTACGCAGCATCTGGAAAGACTTTGCAGCAAGGTTTATCTGAAACCATAGAAAAAATTAGAAATTCAACTAGCGAAACTGAAAAGTTAACTATCGCTTCAGATATATTTGGGACCAAGGGTGCTCCAAGAATGGTGGATGCTATTAGTCGTGGAGCTTTATCTTTCGATGACTTAGCTGAAACAGCAAAGAAAGCATCAGGAACAGTCGGCTCAACTTATGAAGCGACACTAGATCCAATTGATAAATTTACAACTGCTCAAAATGAAGCGAAGTTAGCATTAGCTGAAGTTGGGGATGCTATAGCTGTCACTTTTGCACCGATACTAGAGATTTTAGCTGATTTGTTACGTTCAATTGCAGAGTGGTTCTCTAGTTTATCAACGCCAGTAAAACAATTTATCATTATTGTAGGTAGCCTCATTACTGGATTAGGATTATTACTCCCTATATTTTTAGCACTTCAGGCAGCTGCCTTAGCAATGGGTGTCACAATTGGTGGCTTAATAGCAAGTGTAGCACCTGTTATTGCAATAGTATTAGGAATTGTAGCTGTTCTAGCCTTGTTAATTGTTGGTATAAAAGAACTTTGGGAACATAACGAGGGATTTAGAACAGCAGTAATGGATATTTGGAATGCTATATATTCTTTTATATCTACTATCATTCAAGAAATATCAGACTTTATTTTAAGTATTTGGGGGACTCTAACTTCATGGTGGACTGAGAATCAAGAGTTAATTCTTGCAGCTGCAACCACAGTTTGGAATGCAATCTCAACAGTCATAACTACCGTTATGTCAATTCTAGAACCCTATATTCTGGCAGCATGGGAAAATATAAAACTGATTATCAGCACAGCTTGGGAAATCATCAAACAAGTAGTTGAAACGGCAATCAATCTTGTCTTAGGCATTATTAAAGCAATCATGCAGGTTATAACAGGAGATTGGTCTGGTGCATGGGAAACAATAAAGGCAGTTATTTCAACAGTATGGGAATCCATCAAGTCAATTGTAAGCTTAGTTCTAAGTACTATTAGTCAACTTATATCAAACACCTGGAATGGGATTAAGAACACAATTAGTAATCTCTTATCAGCAATTAGTAACGTTGTCAGTACAATTTGGAATAGTATCAGTTCAACTATTTCAGGTATTCTAAATGGAATCTCAAGTACAGTGTCTAATGTTTGGGATGGAGTAAAAAATACGATTTCAAATGCAATCAACACTGCCAAAAATGCAGTTTCAACTGCTATAACTGCTATCAAAAATCTCTTTAATTTCAGATTTCAGTGGCCACACATTCCTTTACCTCATTTTAGTGTGTCAGGATCTGCAAACCCTCTGGATTGGTTAAAGGGACAAATTCCTAGAATCGGAATTGAGTGGTATGCAAAAGGGGGGATTTTAACAAAACCAACTGCCTTTGGAACAATAGGGAATTCCCTAATGGTAGGAGGAGAAGCAGGAAACGAAGCGGTACTCCCTTTAAATGAATCTACTCTTGGGGCAATCGGAAGAGGTATTGCAAGAACGATGGATTTAAGAATG
This genomic stretch from Streptococcus sp. 1643 harbors:
- a CDS encoding phage tail tape measure protein, with protein sequence MAGNIKGITIEIGGDTQPLQNALKGINKQAAESTKELKQIDKALKFDTGNVTLLTQKQEVLAKQVETTKEKLATLRQAQAQVEAQFKSGTIGAEQYRAFQREVETTQTVLKSYEGKLEGVNQALSENGNRIGSTKSQWDSLKQEQARLASESEKLTSQFKLQESELSSSSSESEQLALAQRKVNESSSLLEKQIQNLEKQLELTKSQYGENSIEANKLEQTLNDTKTAYNHLQNEMEEMSTSSISAKDNLSDINHLLKAEILMEFSDRLAELSQKLIDFGKQSLEAFNEVDEGMDIIVTKTGASGQALEEMTTIAKNLATEIPTDFNTAGSAVGELNTQFGLTGDSLKSASSYLIQFASINGSDVTSSAISAKKAIEAYGLQAMDLSGVLDTVTFTSQATGVGVQDLMDKVISGAPQIKALGLSFDEGVALMGKFEKAGVDSSASLSSLSKASVKYAASGKTLQQGLSETIEKIRNSTSETEKLTIASDIFGTKGAPRMVDAISRGALSFDDLAETAKKASGTVGSTYEATLDPIDKFTTAQNEAKLALAEVGDAIAVTFAPILEILADLLRSIAEWFSSLSTPVKQFIIIVGSLITGLGLLLPIFLALQAAALAMGVTIGGLIASVAPVIAIVLGIVAVLALLIVGIKELWEHNEGFRTAVMDIWNAIYSFISTIIQEISDFILSIWGTLTSWWTENQELILAAATTVWNAISTVITTVMSILEPYILAAWENIKLIISTAWEIIKQVVETAINLVLGIIKAIMQVITGDWSGAWETIKAVISTVWESIKSIVSLVLSTISQLISNTWNGIKNTISNLLSAISNVVSTIWNSISSTISGILNGISSTVSNVWDGVKNTISNAINTAKNAVSTAITAIKNLFNFRFQWPHIPLPHFSVSGSANPLDWLKGQIPRIGIEWYAKGGILTKPTAFGTIGNSLMVGGEAGNEAVLPLNESTLGAIGRGIARTMDLRMPDINISITGNIIREQADIEKIANEVASRIAEELARQKQLRGATI